The Altererythrobacter sp. ZODW24 genome window below encodes:
- a CDS encoding glycosyl transferase family protein, which translates to MTYASFTLAEWLAVLQHELLLFAAIFFVIGAADELAVDIGWLWLRLTGRGKAQRCGTGNGADQALSGMAAVFIPAWQEAAVIGTTISHALSVWPQSKLRIYVGCYRNDVATIAAVIEAAGGDQRLRLVIHDVAGPSTKADCLNRLYAALSEDERRSGNNSHMVLLHDAEDMVDPAGLALLDRAIQQAELAQLPVLPMPQPRSRWIGSHYCEEFAEAHGKAMVLRDAMGTGLPSAGVGCAISRGALFLLAAERGENAPFAADCLTEDYELGLSIAEMGGRTRFVRARHADGQLVATRACFPHELRAAVRQKTRWVLGIAFQGWDRMGWNGSLAERWMRLRDRRGPFTALVLAAAYALLVLAGFASLLSLLGLGAPFEISPLLRALLVINFASFLWRAAFRFAFTAHEYGAMEGLRSILRIPVTNVIAIMAGRRALVSYLASLAGKMPAWDKTAHDAHPASPNPREALT; encoded by the coding sequence TTGACTTACGCAAGTTTTACGCTGGCCGAATGGCTGGCCGTGTTGCAGCACGAGCTGCTTTTATTCGCCGCGATCTTTTTCGTGATTGGCGCAGCGGACGAACTCGCCGTCGATATTGGCTGGTTGTGGCTCCGCCTCACAGGACGCGGCAAAGCGCAGCGGTGTGGGACAGGGAACGGCGCGGATCAGGCGCTATCAGGAATGGCTGCAGTGTTCATTCCCGCATGGCAGGAAGCTGCCGTCATAGGCACGACGATCTCTCATGCTCTATCTGTTTGGCCGCAATCGAAATTGCGGATTTACGTCGGTTGCTATCGCAATGATGTCGCAACCATCGCGGCGGTCATCGAAGCGGCTGGCGGTGACCAACGCTTGAGGTTGGTAATCCACGATGTAGCCGGACCAAGCACAAAGGCCGATTGCCTCAACCGGCTTTACGCCGCGCTCAGTGAGGATGAGCGCCGCTCGGGCAACAATTCCCATATGGTGTTGTTGCATGATGCAGAGGACATGGTCGACCCTGCAGGTTTGGCGTTGCTTGATCGTGCCATCCAGCAGGCCGAACTCGCCCAATTGCCGGTTTTGCCGATGCCGCAGCCTCGTTCGCGCTGGATTGGTAGCCATTATTGTGAAGAATTTGCGGAGGCGCATGGCAAGGCGATGGTTCTGCGCGATGCCATGGGCACGGGCCTGCCCTCTGCCGGAGTAGGCTGCGCGATTTCTCGCGGAGCGCTGTTCCTGTTGGCTGCGGAGCGCGGGGAAAATGCCCCGTTCGCTGCTGATTGCCTGACCGAAGACTACGAACTTGGCTTAAGTATTGCTGAAATGGGTGGGCGCACACGCTTCGTCCGCGCGCGGCACGCGGATGGTCAGTTGGTCGCTACGCGGGCCTGCTTCCCGCATGAATTGCGCGCGGCGGTTCGCCAAAAGACCCGGTGGGTTCTGGGAATCGCGTTTCAGGGGTGGGACCGGATGGGCTGGAATGGCAGTTTAGCGGAACGCTGGATGCGCCTGCGTGATCGGCGTGGGCCGTTCACAGCATTGGTCTTAGCGGCCGCCTACGCGTTGCTGGTTTTGGCAGGGTTTGCATCTTTGCTCAGCTTGCTAGGATTGGGCGCGCCGTTTGAGATATCACCGCTGCTGAGGGCGTTGCTGGTGATCAATTTTGCCAGTTTCCTGTGGCGGGCGGCCTTCCGGTTTGCTTTCACCGCGCATGAATATGGCGCGATGGAAGGGCTGCGGTCGATCCTGCGTATTCCGGTAACGAATGTCATCGCAATTATGGCCGGCCGGCGCGCGCTAGTGAGCTATCTTGCGTCTTTGGCGGGGAAGATGCCTGCATGGGACAAGACGGCTCATGATGCGCATCCTGCCTCTCCTAATCCCCGCGAGGCACTTACATGA
- the nhaA gene encoding Na+/H+ antiporter NhaA, which produces MATPKILRVAIAPVKALFVGDASAGILLILVAAAAMIAANSPLAYEYHELFHAEFGWDFKLDTLHLWINDGLMAIFFFVVGLEVKRELMVGQLSTPEQRRLPALAALAGMAAPALVFLMVAGTEYPTVRGWAIPAATDIAFAMGVLGLLGDRVPRSLRLFLLTVAIVDDIGAVLIIAVFYTANIKLMWLVVSLVVLGCMIALNKLKVDKLWIYVLFAIGLWFAVLNSGVHATIAGVVAAFTIPLRCASGKRMLEPLEHNLAPWSAYLIVPVFGFANAGVELSGLGMEGILASLPMGIAAGLVFGKQIGIFTCIWIADKIGFAKRPDNASWAEIWGISVLCGIGFTMSLFIGELAFPGYRELIDEAKIGILMGSFVSAVLGYTILRLTTTHPEQFKDA; this is translated from the coding sequence ATGGCTACTCCAAAAATCCTCCGCGTCGCGATTGCTCCTGTAAAGGCGCTGTTTGTCGGCGATGCCTCTGCCGGTATCCTCCTGATTCTGGTGGCAGCCGCAGCCATGATCGCGGCCAATTCCCCGCTCGCATACGAGTATCATGAGCTGTTTCACGCTGAATTTGGCTGGGATTTTAAGCTCGATACACTGCATCTGTGGATCAATGACGGATTGATGGCGATATTCTTCTTCGTCGTCGGGTTGGAAGTAAAACGCGAGCTGATGGTCGGTCAGCTCTCGACACCGGAACAACGCCGCCTCCCGGCCCTAGCGGCATTGGCCGGCATGGCCGCGCCCGCGCTCGTATTCCTAATGGTTGCCGGGACAGAATATCCAACTGTGCGCGGCTGGGCGATCCCTGCCGCCACTGACATCGCCTTCGCAATGGGCGTTTTGGGGCTCTTGGGTGACCGGGTTCCAAGGTCGCTACGTCTTTTTCTACTGACCGTCGCTATCGTCGACGACATTGGCGCTGTGCTGATCATCGCGGTTTTCTACACCGCCAACATCAAGCTGATGTGGCTGGTTGTATCGCTGGTGGTGCTGGGCTGCATGATAGCTTTGAACAAGCTGAAGGTCGACAAATTGTGGATCTATGTTCTGTTCGCCATCGGCCTGTGGTTCGCAGTCCTCAATTCCGGTGTGCATGCCACAATCGCAGGCGTCGTCGCCGCGTTCACCATCCCGCTGCGCTGTGCCAGCGGTAAACGGATGCTCGAACCACTCGAACATAATCTCGCGCCGTGGAGCGCCTATCTGATCGTGCCGGTCTTTGGCTTTGCCAATGCCGGGGTCGAACTGAGCGGATTGGGGATGGAAGGCATTCTTGCATCACTGCCGATGGGTATCGCGGCAGGTTTGGTGTTCGGTAAGCAGATCGGTATTTTCACCTGCATCTGGATTGCTGACAAGATCGGCTTTGCCAAACGGCCCGACAATGCCAGCTGGGCAGAGATTTGGGGTATCTCGGTGCTGTGCGGGATCGGCTTCACGATGTCGCTCTTCATTGGCGAGCTGGCATTCCCCGGCTACCGCGAGCTGATCGACGAGGCCAAGATCGGTATCTTGATGGGATCATTCGTATCGGCGGTCTTGGGTTATACCATTCTCCGCCTTACCACGACGCATCCCGAACAGTTTAAGGACGCGTAA